The Kwoniella dejecticola CBS 10117 chromosome 6, complete sequence sequence CGATCGATGGTATAACCCCCCaaaattggaagaaggattacGTCGATTATAATGCGACCGCGGAAGAcgcttcttcgtccgctgCTCCGTCGACGCTTCCGACTCaacctgcacctgcacctaCGGCTAGTATCGCGCCGATAGCCTCGACTGCGACCGAGAGCGAGGataagaagaggaagagagacgGAGAGAGCGAGGTGGCTGCTACTCCTTCAAAGGCTGATGGCGAGAAAGCAAAGGTGAGTAAAGTCTGTTGCGCTCGATTCATCTAGGTCAAAGATCATGTAGACATGGGCTAACGGTCCATCATTCCGCTTTGCCCATCGCAATcgcagaaaaagaagaaggtcaagactGAGGATGGAGTAGAGCGGGAAGAGACAGCTGAAGAGCGGGCAGCCAGAAAGGcagctaagaaggagaagaaagagaagaaggctgctgCGTAAATGGGAGTCCGTCATCCTATCATATTTCGTTTTATACTTCACATTTTGATTTCTTGGGGTATCATACCTGTATGTATTTGCATCTGTTCCATCGTTGCTATGATTGTAGCTGCTACTGGCTGTTTACACTCGGAGTACTCAAGCACTCTCGTGAGAGCTGGTCCAATGCTGATTCGGGGCTCCATTGCCATCCATCCGGTCAATATGCTATTTCATCTCCCATCGAGGTGCTAAACTATCGGTTCACCACACTTTTGTATATATACAACTACTGAAACCCCGTACTGAATCTGTGAATCGATTCACCGATCGACGCACCGTTTATCGCTACAAtatatcatcaatccaccttcaaATCCAGGTCGAACTCCCTCAAACTGTCGAAGTAAGTCTTGAAGAAATCGATATAATACCTGACATCGTGCGACCCAGCTGTCTCCCTGATTGAATGCATCGATGATTGCGCCAAACCAATATCGACGGTTCGGACATGCGTTGAGAGATGTGGTCCGACCGTCGAACCGCATGTCTATGGAGCAAAGTATAGTTGAGTCTAGGTCAGCAGGGACATGTCAAGCGAAGAGTGACGACCGCTCACAGAGTCATTCCTTATTTCGAATTCCTGCACGGGCACGCCGGCTTTCTTGGCCACTCTGCGAAGTAAGAAGGTGGTCTGAGCATTGGAGGTATACCGTTGATTCGCATTGGTCTTGATCACTATCCCGCCGTTAATATGCGGCGAATGGTTTGTTTCGTATTTGTTCTCGTAGTTTGGATTGACCTGCAATATGATCCGTTTCGTGTTCAGCTGATCTGGTCGGTCGTAGCGGTGGAAGCGCCCGTTGAGACGGAAACTTACTGCATGACCCATATCTGCAGATACCAAGAAACTGTTCGCCAGGAGATTATGATAGCCTATCCTCTCGTATTCCGGTAATTGTGTTATTCGCTCGACGAATGACGGTAGTAAATTTGACTCTGCTCCGTGATGAGAAACACTCCCGACCTAAAGTAAGCGGAGTGAgcggaatgatcagctctgaGCCACGATAAGTGTCAAGGCGGGATTGAGATTTGGACACGTCACCCACCTCCTcgttgtcgaagaggatcacACATCGGATGGTGTCCTCGTTGTTTCCATTGTCAGCGGCTTCTATCAGACCTTCGATCGTGCAGAATCTGGGCATCAATAATCGATTAGCGGGTGCTCTAATCGGGATGATTGTCTTGGCTAGAGAAGGCATGAGGGGTGTATGCGGCAGTAGACCTGGCGATACTGAGTTTGAAAGGGTGATTGCTCACGAGGTCATCAGATTATCGCATCTAGGGCTGAAAATGAACTCGTTCGACAGACCACCCACGGTGGAAGGTTGAGTGTCATAAAGCGACCTGCGAGAACCCATGAGTTAGCTGACAAATTCATGACTTCACTCTTCGAGACCACTGGATATGCCAAAGTCAGAATTTGATCTCACAGTTCGAAATCCTGTATGTCCGACACCTCACAGCCCAATTCGTCCGCCAATACAGCCAACAACAACGGATGATGCTTGCTTTCCATCTTACTGATATCATCCTCTCTTTCACCCCTATTAGGCGTATTTGCCCCGCTCTTGAACGCCTGGGGCGTTCCAGATCGAGATATCCCAGACGGGTTGTTTAGTTGATCTGATACCAGTCCGATCATCGGCAGGAATTCAGTCTCTTTGTTGAATTTCAAGGCTTCGTTGATAGTTCGGTCCAAATGTATCGCTAAGGTCGGTATACGTAATAACGGTCGATCAATCTTGACCAACTTAGACGTGAATCCTGTATTTGCGTTATTCGTCGAGACGATCACTCGCCCTGCTAAAGATAGGTCTCGGTCGAACCATGTAGCCCATATTCCACCTCCGTACAACTCGCAGCCCACTTGCAAGTAGCCCGCTTTAGACTTCTTGGAGATAGGGCGGACCTTCAAGCATGGTGAGTCCAGGTGTCCTACTGCGAAGGATATCGAGGTGTTCACCGAAGGTTTGGTGGGTAAGGTGAATGCAACGAGGGAAGATTGATTCCGAGTGTAGAATAGTTTAGAGCCGCTCTTGAATGATTGTAAGTCGATGTTCTTCTCGGAAATTCGGGTGAAGCCGTTTTGCTCGAGTTTGGAGGTGAGGTTGTGTACTGCTTGAaaaggagttggagaagcTGTGACGAAGTCGCAGAATCTGTATGCAGAGGTTAGCTTTGATTTTGCTAGAGAAACGGATCGAGGGAGAATAGGGTGACGCATCGTAGTGGATTGGGGTTTGGATATGAGACGTACTTTGTAGCATCGACaggaggcgatggaggaagcttcatcttgatatAGATGTGTCTAAATCACGAAGCTGTGgcttgaagaagaacaaagggGATCGCTTTGATTCCTTCGACGGAGACAATCGGAAAAAGGACAATGCAATCTCATTGACTATGAATATGACAACATCCTTTATCGACTCATATTCAATTCACCATCATCCGTTCGTCCATTCGTCTGTCACTATCTCATGTCTCAGGGTGAACACGAATGATCATGTGGTGATCATGTGGAGGTGATTGCTGGATTCGGTGAAGACCGAGAATCAGACCGGCTTGTTGGAGAGCGCGACCATATCGGATATAGTGCTATCGCCGATTTTTGAAGATACCTAGCGTCTCTGCCACACGCCCCTGCCATCCGTATGGTGAGTGGCATTTTCAACCATTTCTCCGCCCTGGCCATTGAGAGCTCGATTCCACCGTGTGCTTGCTCCTCTGCCTTGGTTTGGTTGCATTACCGTCTGTTGCTCCCTGACCGTTGGCTGCTGCTCGTTGCCTGTGTCAAGATTCGACAACACCTCTGACTAAAAGTGTTAAATTTCCTTCAAGTTAGCTAACCTTTCTTTTTCAGCAATCATTCAAAATGGTGGGTAGCATTTCTTGGTACTATCTTGCTGTAGGAATTGGAGGAGACCGCGCTGACCTAGTCCTCATCCCCTTTCTCCCTACCTCTCGCTATCGCTATCTctgtcgtcgtcgtcatgcGCCCACACACCTCGATCTGTTAATGAccaatcatcaaccatcaaacCCTCAATCAAATATGACTATTGGACTATGACGGATAATGTAATCTCgcatggatggatggatcaACGGATAATAGGGTCGAGTTAGAACTAAGACAGTCAAGCGAGCCTCTAGAGTTCTCATCGAGAAATACTACCCTCGACTCACGTTGGATTTCCAGTAAGTTATCACTTCCACTATGCGAGCCCAATTAGTTCGGTCGAATGATTGGCAAACGAAACGGAGAGTACGATAGAGATAGTTGCGGAACACAAGAGGCAGAAGATAGTGTGTATCTGGCAACATgaaggaagatgtcgagCGTTTAGGAAAGAAATCTGCAGGGTAGAGAAACGAGTGAATGCGGATCAGAAGAGCGTTCCGGACTAAAGAACGAACGGGAGGGAGATTGGCTCAGCCAAGGTCGAAACAGTCGATCTGAAGGGACAAATTTGCTGACCCCGTGCGCGCTCTCGCCAATAGCACCAACAAGAGACTTCTCGATGAAGTAGCTTCGGTCCCCTCCAAGAGACTCCGAAACAAGGTTGCCGGTTGTGAGTGTGGTCTCTTATTACTCCTCCGGAAGGGTCGAGAGGGATATGCAGGATTGCAAAGGAATAGTGTGAAGCAAGGATATGGAAACAGATATAGAAACAGGATTGGCGAAACAGCATATCCTTCTCTAACCTAAGCCGAATCACATGACAAAAAGTCATCAACCGTTACAAGAGAAGGGGCTTCATACTGATTTCTGTCTACCCCTCCTAGTCACCACCCACTTGATGAAGAGAATCCAAAAGGGTCCCGTCAGAGGTATCTCCTTCAAGTtgcaagaggaagagagagagcgAAAGGATCAGTGGGTGTCTGTTTTCTGTTTTCTTGGATCAATGTCAGGGAGAAAGTGTAAGGATGTCATACTAACATCGGTGGTTATCGTTTAGATACGTACCGGACGTTTCTGCTCTTGCCGCCAACGCCGATGCTCCTCTTGAAGTTGACAACGAGACCAAGGACCTCCTCAAGTCGTTAGGTTTCGATGacctcaacgtcaacgtcgTCTCCGTCTCTGCCAACGCCCCCCGAGAGCGAAAGACCCGATTCGTCCCCGGTGCTAACCGAGCTTAAGGACCCACCTATCTGATTAAATGATAAAATTGGAAGATGGATTCGGTAGCTTTGTAGATTTATGGGCCTGGTGATGGATACGATTTCTGACTCATACTCATAATAACGAGGGACTCATGTGTCCGACGTCATGCTCCGGTCTGGGAGTGAGAGGGCTTGTAATCTGTATCCGCCTGGAGTTCACGCCTGCCCCGAGTGCTATGGAAGATGAGAGGAAATCGTTAGTTCTCAATAAGAACACGACGTCTAcattccttccttctttgtcTCGGTCATGCCCTCAGGGGATGACCAGTAAAGACTGGACAAGAAGCGGGATCCGCGATCCATAGCTGAAGAGTATCTGGGCAGGACACGCCTGACTCGATGAGGTAGTGGCTAAGTCATGAGTGAGATCaagtgagattgagactTTCAAATATCTGACCCGGGCGAGTGAAGGCTGTCAAGCATAATCATGAGCTGGAGCAACCCTGGCCACCGGTCATGCTTAAGCATCAGTCGTCTGAAAATCGGTCAAGGCGTAGCGAGGGTGTAAGGAAATGATCATTGTTGTTCTTGCCTGAGCCTGAGTCCGATACGGGCATACATTTCGCAAAGCACAAATGCTGTATACAGCTTGATATCTACATTAGTGGTTTTCTAGATTTCCCGTATTCGTGACCGTTTCGTGAAGCCAGTGTCAAAAGGACTCTAGGTATACATGTGGTCATTTGTATGTGGCCGAGAGTGATTCATGTCACTCTGTCTATAACATGGAGTGGAGTGACAGCCTTATTGCTGTGTTGCTTGAATGCTCATTGTCGGAGTGATGCTCTTGATACGAAACGCTCGAATGTGCTGAGGTTGTGATTGATGGAGTACTTTCGAAGGGAATTGAATTAGGCCGTGGTGATTTGCTTATTCCCAAGCTTTCTTGGCTCTTTGCCGTTTCGCCTAAACATGAATGTGAACAGAACCGTCAGCGCAATCGTACAGTTTTTCATGGCCAAGGAGTTTATCGTTTGTGAAGCTGAAAGCCAAACCACCAATTTGTTATGGATAATCGAGATAGCGAGAACGAGCTATCTTTGTATGACACCTCATTGTCCAAGAGTacgaccaactcaccttcttctcttcccgCTCTTTCACCCGATTACCCAACTTCTCACTCAACTCGACCGCCCtttctttacccttctcACTACgtgctttctgctttttaGAGACCTGTTTGTTCTTCGAATGCTTCTTTTGGGACTTGGCAACTTGCCCCGAAGGGTTGATCATCGTCGCTGGTAATCTGGCATTCTTGGCTATTTTCGATGGTTGGACTGGAAcgattccagctccagctccggtCCCTGTAGAAGgtcctgcttcttctggtccTGGATTGTATATCAGCCGACAGCCATAATTCCGGTTCATGATGAGTTGATCTCACCTGCCATCCTGATCTGCTATAgtccttctcttcgtttGAGCCTTGTAACACTTAAAGTAGTTGCAGATGTAGGCTGAGTATAGAGATTTAAAGTACCACCCGCAGGATGATGATAATTTTGAAATGGTTGTTCAAAAATGGTCCCGTTGAGGGTAATAAGTCTAATTTCCATCAAGTGTTCCTGGCAAGAACGCGTCAATACGTCCATTCGCCCTTTCGCAGAAATCAGATTCACTGGCAGGCTGTACTGGGAATGGACTGCACTGAAGCTTGACAGCTGCCTAGACATCTCGACGACTCATAGAAAACGAAGAGTGCTGGTGATTCTGCCCGATATCAGTCTGGTGGACTGCCTACAAGAtgctcctctcttctctcgctctcgctctcttcctctcacCTCTCCTTACTGCCGCTCAGAATGGACAAAACTCACAGGCCGTACGGAGTTGTATACCATCAGGAAACGAGGAACCCATCAATGCAGCGTTCAAGAAAGGTAAGCTATCCCTCATTTTTCCTGCCTGCGGACATTGACACGGAGACTAATGTCGATTTGCTGGTTGCTCCGCTGTAGGTGGGGTAGGAACGACCGTCACACTTTGTTCAGGCTCGGTACACCGGCTGAACTCTTCGATACTGTTCACGGCGGAGAAACAGACTTTGACGACCGagaatgatgagaagggacTAGATAGAGCTTTATTGATTGTAGAAGGAGCCGATCAAGCTGCTGCTATCAGGTGAGCACGTATGACATGCCCTGCCGTCCGGACAGGATACACTACTCTCTGAAACTGAGCAAATTCACAGACCTTCATGAGGACTTCTACTGACCATCAAATGTTTTGTTGGATTGATGTTAGGGCCGACTGCCAACAATGTTCGCATGCTACGATCAAATCACTAATAATCGATGGGAACCGCCCTCAATTACTGCGTATACCGAAAGGTGacgctttgatcgagattgGGAATGCGGAGTATCAGCTTGTGAAGGACTGTAAGCTGTATGAGCCGAGGTGGGTCCGACTCTGACAATCACCGTCTGTTTCAAGTGCCATCTCGATGGCCCCGTCTCCCGATCTCCAAGCCGGGGAAAggttgagctgacttgaatcGACGTTGTTTATGTGGTCCAGAGGGTGGAGTGCATTGCATTTCCGTGAGGGAGATAGGAAACAATGTAGATATGGGAAAGTGATTAACAATGAAATTGTGAGTGGATCAAATACTGTCATGCAGATGTGGATAGTGTGCTGAGGGTGGCTCATCATCGCACAGGGGCCTTGCGGGGAAGAATGGGACGATGACTACGATGGAGAAAACGAACTGGAACCGCCTTTCGGTAATCCGCGATCGGACGGTATAAGTTTAGCATGTAAAGACTCACTGGTCGAGAAGAATGTGAGTGACATTGTCAACCATTGAGCGTTGAAAATCGGAAGCGATAAGCTGATGTAGGAACGTACCAAACAGATTGTCTACGATACGACGGATGGAGCTATCGTACTCTTCGGATCGGCCGGTAGCGAAGTCAGGAATAATCACATATACAGTAGGACGAGGGTCGTGctgggaggtgagtcggtcAATCTCCACAGCAAATTCAACGCTTAAACGCTGAGATCCACGGCACGCTTAGGTATAAATCTGGTCGACTATGATCCGTGGCAAGGAGACTACATGCTTGTCAACGTGCATCACAACCACCTTCACGCCTTTGGACGATATTTCAAAGTTGGAATCGTAATCGGTCCGTCCTCTTGGTCGGACGATACCGAATCGACCGTCCATTCGGCATCAGTGACGGATAATTACCTCGAGGGAGAACATTTCGGATATGGGATAGTCGTTTCTTCAGCCACCAGTTTTACCGTGTTGCGGAACACGATAGGAGAGATCAGTAAATTCAGAGGAGTCAATGGACCTCGATGTCCCAAAGCGCCGGAGAATGGGAAACCGACTGCGTTCTTGATCAATAGAGGTAGTGCGAAGGGTACTTTCCAGGACGATTTCGTTAATGGCGAAGTACAGCATAGTATGTTGATCCTCAAATACGAAGCttttcatcagctgatacccGTGGATCCGCTCGCCGCTAGTCATCTGCTTGAATATGCCCGATGAGAATGGTCGAGCGTACACCCCATGGAGATTCCGAGACTCTCCAGCTGCGATAGCTGCTAAAGCAGCTTCAGGCGACTCAGCTTCCGATCCGATTGTCCAAGCTGCTTTTGTAGGTTCCAGCCTCCTCCTTTTTACTCAAAAGCTGTCGTATATATAGAGCTGATACGGGGTGTGGCGATTTATAGGACGCGCGAATAGCAGAAGCTTTGGTGACTTATCAATTCGCCCTGACTTCAGCGATGGACGCTATAAACGATAAGATTGAACGATTGACCAATCCAATCACGGAAGATGATTTCAAAGTACCGACTTATaagcatgagcatgaatTAACAGAAAAGCCAAAAAAGTTATCTTCCAGTGGGAATAGAGATATTGATGAATTGTCAAATAAGTTGGAATTGTTAGAACAAAGTGggaggaagttgaagaagaatttcGATGGGTTGAAAGGAGATTTCGAGGGTCTTAGTGGAAGATTGAAGAAAGGAGCTGTGAGTGAAGTGATGCGCTGCCCACCTTCGTACCTGGATGGTATAGAAGCTTATCTCACATGCTATATCTCACTCTACAGGACGACACTAAACCAATCATCGAATCTATATTCACCCAAATCCAATCGATACTCTCAGGCTCGACACCCCTGATGACGGCCAAGCAGATCCTCTCGCAACGCGATACGAATTCTTCGACCTTTGCATCGCACGGATTGATAAATTCGATACCGTTCGGTATATACGGTGTGATATTTGGCTCGGCCCTACTGTTGTTCATAGCTAGTAATCGGATAAAGAGATTACGGAAGGGAGGAGTCAAGACGAATAAAGTGTTTTGAAACCCAATTGAGAGAACGGCTGACGCGAAAGAGGATGTCTTGGGTATATCTAGTCACCATCTGAAAATATAGATCTTAGATTTTGACTGTCAATTCGAGATGTAACATACAATGCATGTGATTCTATGAACGACTTCCGTAGTTCCCTCGTTCTAGTCTGCAATCTCATGGATGGGTTGTGTGagcatcgtcctcttcgtgTCTCGTTCCAAAATACTGAATTATCCCATCCCACCTCCAATGGACGTGCTAGTGATAGTCGCGGAATGAGAATGCGAGCCACCCGCAAATTCGCCTCCTGCAGAAAGCTCAtggtgaggctgatgagctgAGGTTGAATGATCATGGGCAATGGGAAGATGGCCACGTCCACCGGTATGGGCAGTATGAGCGTGAGATGGGGAGTGAGCGTCTACGGCGGGGGAATTCCCGGTGATGGAAACTGGATTGGAGACGTGATCGTTATGACCGTTGCCGTGGGAAATAGGGGTGGGATCGGGTTTGTCGTTGGGCGAGTCTGGACCG is a genomic window containing:
- a CDS encoding 40S ribosomal protein eS17 yields the protein MGRVRTKTVKRASRVLIEKYYPRLTLDFHTNKRLLDEVASVPSKRLRNKVAGFTTHLMKRIQKGPVRGISFKLQEEERERKDQYVPDVSALAANADAPLEVDNETKDLLKSLGFDDLNVNVVSVSANAPRERKTRFVPGANRA